One genomic window of Cannabis sativa cultivar Pink pepper isolate KNU-18-1 chromosome 2, ASM2916894v1, whole genome shotgun sequence includes the following:
- the LOC115720905 gene encoding putative pentatricopeptide repeat-containing protein At1g16830, with protein sequence MPSLSTFRAKKMLWRHSWKAPQKMMFSLLPFMSNRYLSSQKVCATHTTHKIFRENLDREDFLDGRKVTLSYCSVHSTLLNCSSDLISLSFFLWCAKKPSFFHDRVTIEHMVGVVSRLVERYKTVKRIVWELENIGSLAKASTFLLLLRICWNGGMNNLVLEVFDEMSSNGFTPNTFARNAIIDVLFKTGHVESAIKVWRETEAPNFLTFNIALCNLCSLKELFLVTETFRKMLRMGFYLNLETYEKILSCFCKVGKLVEAYQVLGLMIAFGVPVSINIWSILIDGFCRLRRFDMAIELLGKMVGAGLSPTVVTYTSLIRGFLKSNMVNDALIILHLMESRGFSPDLVLCNVLLDRFTKLGRYDDAIDVFDDMLKRKIAPDCYTFCSLLSPLCLSGRFSLVLKLVSGLVVEADQKLCNSLLSYFCKAGFPCLAIKLYDDMQDRGLQPDEYTFAALLSGLCRSRRIDQAINVYHWILLNYHTQDPHIHTIVVDGLIKAGKSHGAIRAFRKVVEDGYPLDVVSYTVAIHGLLRGGRTEEVWSLYSQMKEVGIAPNVYTYNIMLCGFCKEKDNRKVQWILEEMIAARIELNYGNFSRLCSFFCSSYHSNSIIGQLIKMKDLGLMPAKAVHILNRHVQVVKVDEDNIKIVDGNLDDNLLVDTSGSEDLSDVAALMA encoded by the coding sequence ATGCCGTCGCTTTCAACTTTCCGGGCAAAGAAAATGTTGTGGCGGCATTCATGGAAGGCACCCCAAAAAATGATGTTTTCATTGCTACCCTTTATGTCAAATCGTTACCTGTCATCGCAAAAGGTATGTGCAACTCACACTACCCATAAAATTTTCAGGGAAAATCTTGATCGAGAAGATTTTCTCGACGGGAGGAAAGTTACTCTAAGTTATTGTTCGGTACATTCCACATTATTGAATTGTTCATCTGATTTGATTTCCTTGAGTTTCTTCTTGTGGTGTGCCAAAAAGCCTAGTTTTTTTCATGATAGAGTAACCATTGAGCATATGGTTGGAGTGGTAAGCCGTCTTGTGGAAAGGTACAAAACAGTGAAAAGGATTGTTTGGGAGCTGGAGAATATTGGGTCTCTTGCTAAAGCTAGTACGTTTTTGCTTTTGTTGAGGATTTGTTGGAATGGAGGGATGAATAATTTGGTACTTGAGGTGTTCGATGAAATGTCTAGCAATGGTTTTACACCAAACACATTTGCACGCAATGCTATCATTGATGTGTTGTTCAAAACTGGTCATGTTGAGTCAGCTATTAAAGTTTGGAGGGAAACTGAAGCCCCTAATTTTTTGACCTTTAATATTGCATTGTGTAATTTGTGTAGTTTGAAAGAATTGTTTCTTGTTACAGAGACTTTTAGGAAGATGTTACGAATGGGGTTTTATCTGAATTTGGAGACGTATGAAAAGATATTAAGTTGCTTTTGTAAAGTGGGTAAGTTAGTTGAAGCATATCAAGTATTGGGTCTAATGATTGCTTTTGGAGTCCCTGTGTCTATAAATATTTGGAGTATACTGATTGATGGGTTTTGTAGACTGAGAAGATTTGATATGGCAATAGAATTGTTAGGAAAGATGGTTGGGGCTGGTTTATCTCCTACTGTTGTAACATATACAAGTTTAATAAGAGGATTTTTGAAATCCAATATGGTTAATGATGCTTTAATTATATTACACCTAATGGAATCTAGAGGGTTCAGTCCTGATTTGGTTCTTTGTAATGTACTACTTGACCGATTTACAAAGTTGGGGAGATATGACGATGCCATTGATGTTTTTGATGATATGTTGAAACGAAAAATAGCCCCAGATTGTTACACTTTTTGTTCTTTGTTATCCCCATTATGTTTATCTGGGAGGTTTTCTCTTGTGCTGAAGTTAGTCTCTGGACTTGTAGTTGAAGCTGACCAAAAGTTATGTAACTCACTTTTAAGTTACTTTTGTAAGGCTGGGTTTCCATGCCTTGCTATTAAGTTGTATGACGATATGCAAGACAGAGGTTTACAGCCAGACGAGTATACTTTTGCGGCTTTACTAAGTGGGCTGTGTAGATCAAGAAGAATTGACCAAGCTATTAATGTGTACCACTGGATTTTGCTGAACTACCACACTCAAGATCCTCATATCCATACAATAGTTGTCGATGGGCTAATAAAAGCAGGGAAGTCTCATGGAGCCATTAGAGCATTTAGGAAGGTAGTTGAAGATGGCTACCCACTTGATGTTGTATCATATACGGTGGCTATCCATGGACTTTTAAGGGGTGGTAGAACTGAAGAGGTTTGGTCATTGTATAGCCAGATGAAGGAGGTTGGTATAGCTCctaatgtatatacatataatataatgcTCTGTGGTTTCTGTAAAGAGAAAGATAACAGAAAGGTACAATGGATACTAGAAGAAATGATTGCTGCAAGGATAGAACTGAACTATGGTAATTTCAGCCGATTATGTAGTTTCTTCTGTAGTTCATACCATTCTAATTCTATTATTGGCCAATTAATCAAGATGAAAGATTTGGGTTTGATGCCGGCCAAAGCCGTACATATATTAAATCGGCATGTCCAAGTTGTCAAGGTAGATGAGGATAATATCAAGATTGTGGATGGTAATTTGGATGACAATCTACTTGTTGACACCTCAGGCTCTGAAGACCTTTCTGATGTGGCTGCTTTAATGGCTTGA